A stretch of Rhodoferax potami DNA encodes these proteins:
- a CDS encoding ImmA/IrrE family metallo-endopeptidase, with amino-acid sequence MILRWMRVADEEKAAYIDLDRVREGLPTTPYGEGVKIIKPPMASTVSSVEGMLVCNPNDPAEWGIFYNPEASPERQRFTIAHELGHFVLHRAKRRTFNCDKAAVHFSQDTAANIEREADEFASNLLMPGDVLRDRITSQDVDLHLLSGLAKTFGVSFEALCIRFIKFTEKRAILLHWDNGFLKYEWRSRSAVLSNTRIRRLSDPAEPLRDTVAADESIPQEWNGIDMSAAVWCVGEQPYMKLQEFKHSYGGRDRVLTLLILEDAEPRRWDNSWQNQESFDSFDQFVSDRKS; translated from the coding sequence ATGATCCTGCGTTGGATGCGTGTCGCCGATGAGGAGAAGGCTGCGTACATTGATCTCGACAGGGTTCGGGAGGGGCTGCCAACTACGCCCTACGGTGAAGGGGTCAAAATCATCAAGCCCCCTATGGCCTCAACCGTGAGCAGTGTTGAAGGGATGCTGGTTTGCAATCCCAATGATCCTGCCGAGTGGGGAATCTTCTACAACCCAGAGGCCAGCCCTGAGCGCCAGCGATTCACCATTGCTCATGAGCTGGGGCACTTTGTTCTGCACAGGGCAAAGCGACGCACCTTCAATTGCGACAAAGCCGCAGTTCATTTCAGTCAAGACACAGCAGCCAACATTGAACGCGAGGCGGATGAATTCGCCAGCAATCTGTTGATGCCTGGCGATGTCCTGCGTGATCGCATCACCAGTCAGGACGTTGACCTTCACTTGCTCAGTGGCTTGGCCAAAACATTCGGCGTGTCGTTCGAGGCCTTATGCATCCGCTTCATCAAGTTCACGGAGAAGCGTGCGATCTTGCTGCACTGGGACAACGGCTTTCTCAAGTACGAATGGCGCAGCCGCAGTGCTGTGTTGAGCAACACCCGCATTCGAAGGCTGAGTGATCCCGCTGAACCTCTGCGCGATACCGTAGCAGCAGATGAGTCCATTCCTCAGGAGTGGAATGGGATCGATATGTCCGCTGCTGTGTGGTGCGTCGGTGAGCAGCCATACATGAAGCTGCAGGAGTTCAAGCACAGCTATGGCGGACGCGACCGCGTGCTGACGTTGTTGATCCTTGAAGATGCCGAACCACGCCGATGGGATAACTCCTGGCAGAATCAGGAGAGCTTCGACAGCTTCGATCAGTTTGTCAGCGATAGAAAATCCTGA
- a CDS encoding helix-turn-helix domain-containing protein — translation MASTLGARLRRLREAKKLTLQQVADAVGCTKAYIWELEMKEGQRPSAERVHLLAKVLGVTMEDLMNETNEQVPEATVEDVAFFRQYATMSEDEKNRVQDMMKLMFPGSAQEEPKR, via the coding sequence ATGGCATCGACCTTAGGAGCGCGGTTGCGACGTCTGCGGGAGGCCAAGAAGCTGACATTGCAGCAAGTGGCCGACGCAGTTGGCTGCACCAAGGCATACATCTGGGAACTGGAAATGAAAGAGGGGCAGCGCCCTTCCGCCGAGCGGGTTCATCTGCTGGCCAAGGTTCTGGGGGTCACGATGGAAGACCTCATGAACGAGACCAACGAACAGGTCCCCGAGGCCACGGTTGAAGATGTGGCTTTCTTCCGCCAGTACGCCACCATGTCGGAGGATGAGAAAAATCGCGTTCAAGACATGATGAAGCTGATGTTCCCCGGCTCTGCACAAGAGGAACCCAAGCGTTGA
- a CDS encoding response regulator has translation MANILVVDDEHGIRELLSEILNDEGHTVELAENAAQARAARLRERPDLVLLDIWMPDTDGVTLLKEWASTGALTMPVIMMSGHATIDTAVEATKIGALAFLEKPVTLQKLLKAVEQGLTRGAVRKAAPTPIEYSALPEPIAVDSLSVVSLVETGPQAHQDFELDKPLREARDEFEKAYFEYHLVKENGSMTRVAERTGLERTHLYRKLKQLGVDLSRGKRNNV, from the coding sequence ATGGCGAATATTTTGGTGGTGGATGACGAGCACGGCATCCGTGAGCTTCTTTCCGAAATCCTTAATGATGAAGGACATACGGTAGAGCTCGCCGAAAACGCAGCGCAAGCCCGCGCAGCCCGCCTGCGGGAGCGCCCGGACCTTGTCTTGCTGGATATCTGGATGCCTGACACCGACGGCGTCACCCTGTTGAAGGAGTGGGCTTCCACTGGTGCCCTCACCATGCCGGTGATCATGATGAGCGGGCACGCGACCATCGACACTGCGGTCGAAGCTACCAAAATAGGAGCACTCGCGTTCCTCGAGAAGCCCGTCACACTTCAAAAGCTCTTGAAAGCGGTCGAGCAAGGGCTCACGCGTGGTGCGGTGCGCAAGGCGGCGCCAACACCCATCGAATACAGCGCATTGCCAGAACCCATCGCTGTCGATTCCCTCTCGGTGGTGAGTCTTGTTGAAACGGGTCCACAAGCGCATCAAGATTTCGAATTGGACAAGCCATTGCGGGAAGCTCGCGATGAGTTTGAAAAGGCTTACTTTGAATACCATTTGGTCAAAGAAAATGGCTCAATGACGCGGGTCGCCGAGCGGACCGGGCTGGAAAGAACCCACCTTTACCGCAAGCTGAAACAACTCGGAGTTGATCTTTCTCGCGGCAAACGAAATAACGTCTAA
- a CDS encoding sensor histidine kinase, with protein MAHAERADPTKVQHTSRPMRRAIAIGSTVMVLIGLTLLYLLTQATNNRELYESSYQTLFMVNVVVASLLVGAITWVSYRLVTRLRQGRFGSKLLLKLATIFALVGVAPGLLIYVVSYQFVSRSIETWFDVKVEGALEAGLNLGRVTLDTLTVDLAGKSKAAAGLLAESPEGASGLIAEKLLDQLGATDITIWSGSGALIVSTGQSKFQLSPDKPTNSQFRSARQQRSLAWVEGLDDVAMDGLTTARIKALVPISNPNLGLASEARYMLVTKALPTSLVSNALAVDRANREYQERALGREGLKRMYIGTLTLSLFLAVFAAILLAVVLGNQIARPLLLLTEGVNQVAAGDLTPKLALQGRDELGGLTRAFASMTQQLSDARQAVEVSMSQVNSARAHLQTILDNLTSGVIVLDPTGAIVSSNPGASRILKKDLEQFEGERLSEIQGLELFGAGAKKQFDILVEGNQDQAIDHWQQPFELSGSVSTVNSPFEGPVTLVARGAELPSHHQLLVFDDITEIVSAQRAQAWGEVARRLAHEIKNPLTPIQLSAERLEKKLSGKLEAVEHAILIKSVKTIVDQVDSMKRLVNEFRDYARLPAAELKPLMLNSLVKNVLHLYDLENTKVPVVLELDPECPPVLGDAEQLRQVIHNLLQNAQDACLSATTPHDIVRTVTIRTQWQSANRRVRLSIRDQGDGFSENILKRAFEPYVTTKTRGTGLGLAVVKKISDEHGSRIDIGNIQKDGVILGAQVSLSLAIAPDAAT; from the coding sequence ATGGCCCACGCTGAAAGGGCTGATCCGACGAAAGTCCAGCACACATCGCGCCCGATGCGTCGCGCAATTGCGATTGGTTCCACGGTCATGGTGCTGATTGGCCTCACTTTGCTGTATCTCCTGACGCAGGCCACTAACAACCGTGAACTCTACGAAAGTAGCTATCAAACGCTCTTCATGGTGAATGTGGTGGTTGCGAGCCTCTTGGTGGGTGCAATTACATGGGTGAGTTACAGGCTTGTCACCCGACTGCGGCAGGGGCGATTCGGGAGCAAGCTGCTCTTAAAATTGGCCACGATTTTCGCTTTGGTGGGGGTCGCTCCGGGGCTGTTGATCTATGTCGTCTCTTACCAATTTGTATCGCGTTCGATCGAAACCTGGTTTGACGTCAAAGTCGAAGGTGCACTCGAAGCGGGTTTGAATTTGGGGAGGGTCACGTTAGATACGCTGACTGTCGACCTCGCCGGGAAGTCCAAAGCGGCGGCCGGTCTACTGGCCGAAAGTCCGGAGGGTGCTTCTGGTCTGATCGCGGAAAAGTTACTGGACCAACTGGGTGCAACCGACATCACGATCTGGAGTGGCTCAGGTGCTTTGATCGTGAGCACCGGTCAATCTAAGTTCCAACTGAGCCCGGATAAACCAACCAATAGCCAGTTTCGAAGTGCGAGACAGCAGAGATCATTGGCATGGGTAGAGGGCTTGGATGATGTGGCGATGGATGGTTTGACGACCGCCCGGATAAAAGCCTTGGTGCCAATATCAAACCCGAACCTCGGCTTGGCATCCGAAGCGCGCTACATGCTGGTTACAAAAGCGCTCCCCACAAGCCTCGTCAGCAATGCTTTGGCTGTTGATCGTGCAAACCGTGAGTATCAAGAACGTGCGTTGGGTCGGGAAGGGTTGAAGCGCATGTACATCGGAACACTCACTTTGAGCTTGTTCTTGGCGGTGTTTGCTGCAATTTTGCTGGCAGTTGTGCTGGGAAACCAGATTGCACGCCCCCTCCTGTTGTTGACAGAAGGCGTGAATCAGGTGGCGGCAGGCGACTTGACACCCAAGCTGGCTTTGCAGGGGCGCGACGAGCTCGGCGGGCTCACGCGCGCGTTTGCGTCCATGACGCAACAGCTCTCAGATGCGCGGCAGGCTGTCGAAGTCAGTATGTCGCAGGTCAATTCGGCCCGGGCCCATCTGCAAACGATCCTCGATAACCTCACGTCAGGCGTGATTGTGTTGGACCCAACCGGCGCCATCGTGAGCTCCAACCCCGGAGCCTCGCGGATCCTGAAGAAAGACTTGGAGCAGTTTGAAGGGGAGCGGCTATCCGAAATCCAAGGTCTGGAACTGTTTGGCGCTGGGGCGAAAAAGCAGTTCGACATTTTGGTTGAAGGCAATCAGGACCAAGCCATAGACCATTGGCAGCAGCCGTTTGAGTTGTCGGGTTCGGTATCCACCGTCAACAGCCCCTTCGAAGGACCCGTAACCCTTGTAGCGCGGGGTGCGGAGCTTCCTTCGCATCATCAGCTATTGGTCTTTGATGACATTACGGAAATCGTGTCGGCCCAGCGCGCGCAAGCATGGGGCGAGGTCGCCCGTCGTTTGGCACATGAAATCAAAAACCCCTTAACGCCGATTCAACTCTCCGCCGAGCGTCTAGAAAAAAAACTGAGCGGCAAGCTAGAGGCGGTTGAGCATGCAATTCTGATCAAGTCCGTCAAAACCATCGTGGATCAGGTCGACTCGATGAAGCGTCTGGTCAACGAGTTTCGTGACTACGCCCGCCTGCCTGCGGCTGAACTCAAGCCCCTAATGCTCAACAGCCTCGTGAAAAACGTGCTCCATCTGTATGACTTGGAAAACACCAAAGTACCTGTAGTCCTGGAGTTGGACCCCGAATGTCCTCCCGTTTTGGGCGATGCGGAGCAGTTGCGACAGGTCATTCACAACCTGCTGCAAAACGCCCAGGACGCCTGCCTGTCTGCAACCACTCCGCATGACATCGTGCGCACCGTGACCATTCGCACCCAGTGGCAGTCCGCCAACCGCAGGGTCCGGTTGTCTATCCGCGACCAAGGCGACGGATTCTCCGAGAACATTTTGAAAAGGGCGTTTGAGCCCTATGTCACCACCAAAACCCGAGGAACTGGCCTGGGACTTGCTGTGGTGAAGAAGATTTCTGACGAGCATGGCTCACGGATTGACATAGGCAACATACAAAAAGACGGCGTCATCTTGGGTGCGCAAGTGTCGTTATCATTGGCTATTGCACCCGACGCAGCGACCTGA
- a CDS encoding DUF4390 domain-containing protein, with product MLLVSALWPCFAQTQVEVTQFEVERYAEEVVLNAQVQFELSSSVEDALLRGIPVYFRAEAEVLRERWYWYDKSLSAVSRHYKLAYQPLTRRWRVSISAGPSSAAGQGLTLSQSYDTLAAAMLSVKKISRWRVAGPGELEPTGRYRLDFRFNLDVSQLPRPFQIGLLGQTDWDINILRSQPLLPEFSK from the coding sequence TTGCTGCTTGTCTCCGCGCTGTGGCCTTGCTTTGCACAAACGCAAGTGGAAGTCACCCAGTTCGAGGTGGAGCGCTACGCCGAAGAAGTCGTACTCAACGCACAAGTGCAATTCGAGCTCTCCTCTTCCGTGGAGGATGCTCTGCTGCGGGGCATCCCCGTGTATTTTCGGGCGGAAGCCGAAGTGCTTAGAGAGCGCTGGTACTGGTATGACAAGTCGCTCTCCGCAGTCTCCAGGCACTACAAGCTCGCTTATCAGCCCCTGACCAGGCGGTGGCGTGTGAGCATCAGTGCCGGCCCCTCCAGTGCAGCTGGTCAGGGTTTGACACTGAGTCAGTCCTATGACACCTTGGCTGCTGCGATGTTGTCCGTGAAGAAAATCAGCCGCTGGCGAGTAGCCGGGCCCGGTGAGTTGGAACCGACCGGGCGCTATCGCTTAGATTTCCGGTTCAACTTGGATGTAAGCCAATTGCCACGCCCCTTTCAAATCGGGCTATTGGGGCAAACGGACTGGGACATCAACATCCTCCGCTCCCAGCCCCTGTTGCCGGAGTTCAGCAAGTGA
- the rsmB gene encoding 16S rRNA (cytosine(967)-C(5))-methyltransferase RsmB, with protein sequence MSEIQRSPELWRQLKATVDVLLQVSNGQSGSAAMDAVPPHLRGAVQALAFHAWRNQGRSTAIRSLLAKKPPAPHADALLCLALGLLSNDADASYDAFTLVNQTVEAAKQCPRTRPQANFINACLRRYLREAPQLLAEAGRRLEARWNHPLWWIKKVQQDHPDRWEAVLTAANRHPPMTLRVNLRKVTSAQYALSLQTAGIEVSNAYGSCIELAKPVAVTQLPGFQEGWVSVQDGAAQVAATLLLEAATPQERPRILDACAAPGGKTAHLLELVEADVFALEIDPNRAQRIEQTLNRLGLTATVLCADAAEPPTWWDGRPFDYILLDAPCTASGIVRRHPDIRWLRRPTDVAQLAAEQRRILKGLWPLVKEGGRLLYCTCSIFRAEGDEQVKAFLDNNKDARLLQSPGHLIPATVPTLSVMADNQIGDHDGFFYALFEKTRV encoded by the coding sequence ATGAGTGAGATACAAAGGTCGCCCGAGCTGTGGCGCCAATTGAAGGCGACTGTAGATGTCCTCTTGCAGGTATCTAACGGTCAATCAGGTAGTGCTGCCATGGATGCTGTGCCGCCTCACTTGCGTGGAGCGGTTCAAGCGTTGGCTTTTCATGCGTGGCGTAATCAAGGCAGATCGACTGCGATTCGCTCGCTCCTCGCCAAAAAACCGCCAGCCCCACACGCTGACGCATTGTTGTGTCTCGCGTTGGGCCTCCTATCGAACGATGCAGATGCCAGTTATGACGCTTTCACTTTGGTGAATCAAACGGTAGAGGCTGCCAAGCAATGCCCGCGCACCCGACCCCAGGCAAATTTCATCAACGCCTGCTTGCGGCGGTATTTGAGAGAGGCTCCCCAGCTCCTTGCAGAGGCAGGTAGGCGCTTGGAGGCCCGTTGGAATCATCCCCTTTGGTGGATCAAAAAAGTACAGCAGGATCATCCCGACCGTTGGGAAGCGGTGCTGACGGCAGCAAATCGCCATCCCCCAATGACGTTGCGCGTAAACCTCCGCAAAGTGACAAGCGCGCAATACGCACTATCACTGCAAACAGCCGGTATCGAGGTCAGCAACGCCTACGGTTCATGCATAGAATTGGCAAAACCAGTCGCGGTAACCCAGCTCCCCGGTTTTCAAGAGGGGTGGGTCTCCGTGCAGGACGGTGCCGCCCAAGTTGCCGCGACACTTTTGCTTGAGGCGGCTACTCCTCAAGAACGGCCACGCATCTTGGACGCATGTGCTGCGCCAGGCGGAAAAACTGCCCACCTCTTGGAGCTCGTCGAGGCGGATGTCTTTGCGTTGGAAATTGATCCAAACCGGGCTCAGCGAATCGAGCAAACTTTGAACCGCTTGGGCCTGACTGCGACGGTGCTCTGCGCCGATGCCGCTGAGCCTCCCACTTGGTGGGATGGCCGTCCTTTTGACTACATTTTGCTGGATGCCCCCTGCACCGCTTCGGGCATTGTTCGGCGGCATCCCGACATACGTTGGCTGCGCCGCCCCACAGATGTGGCACAGCTTGCCGCAGAGCAGCGGCGGATCCTCAAGGGACTATGGCCCTTGGTGAAAGAGGGTGGGCGCTTGCTGTACTGCACCTGCTCCATTTTCAGGGCCGAGGGGGATGAACAAGTGAAAGCGTTTCTAGATAACAACAAGGACGCTCGCCTTCTTCAGTCTCCCGGCCATTTAATTCCCGCTACAGTGCCCACTCTATCCGTGATGGCCGACAATCAAATCGGTGACCATGACGGCTTCTTTTATGCACTGTTCGAAAAGACGAGGGTTTGA
- the rpoC gene encoding DNA-directed RNA polymerase subunit beta': protein MKSLLDLFKQFTPDEHFDAIKIGMASPEKIRSWSFGEVKKPETINYRTFKPERDGLFCAKIFGPIKDYECLCGKYKRLKHRGVICEKCGVEVTQTKVRRERMGHIDLAAPCAHIWFLKSLPSRLGLVLDMTLRDIERVLYFEAYVVTDPGMTPLKKYSIMSEDDYDAKFQEYGDEFIAKMGAEGIKDLLESIDIDGSIEKLRNDLTGSELKIKKNAKRLKVLEAFKKSGIKPEWMVLDVLPVLPPDLRPLVPLDGGRFATSDLNDLYRRVINRNSRLRRLLELKAPEIIARNEKRMLQEAVDSLLDNGRRGKAMTGANKRALKSLADMIKGKSGRFRQNLLGKRVDYSGRSVITVGPTLKLHQCGLPKLMALELFKPFIFARLEAMGIATTIKAAKKEVESGTPVVWDILEEVIKEHPVMLNRAPTLHRLGIQAFEPILIEGKAIQLHPLVCAAFNADFDGDQMAVHVPLSVEAQMEARTLMLASNNVLFPANGEPSIVPSQDVVLGLYYTTRDRINGKGEGLVFADTGEVQRAFDAGQVELNARINVRLTEWTKNKETGEFVPETKLWETTAGRALLSEILPKGLPFANINKALKKKEISKLINVSFRKCGLKETVVFADKLLQSGFRLATKAGISICIDDMLVPQEKHDIIGRAQKEVKEIEQQYVSGLVTSGERYNKVVDIWGKSGDEVSKVMMAKLSKELVTDRHGNQVQQESFNSIYMMADSGARGSAAQIRQVAGMRGLMAKPDGSIIETPITANFREGLNVLEYFISTHGARKGLADTALKTANSGYLTRRLVDVTQDLVVTEQDCGTHGGYLMRAIVEGGEVIESLRDRILGRTAADDVLHPETRGVLLPAGSMLDEDEIEMLEAAGVDEVKVRTALTCETRFGICAKCYGRDLGRGGLINGGEAVGVIAAQSIGEPGTQLTMRTFHIGGAASRAAIASSVEAKSNGNIGFNATMRYVTNSKGELVVIARSGEIIIHDEHGRERERHKVPYGAVLTVKVDQSIKAGAILANWDPLTRPIITEFAGKAHFENVEEGLTVAKQVDEVTGLSTLVVIDPKRRGAAKVVRPQVKLIDASGHEVKIPGTDHSVTIGFPVGSLVQVRDGQDVGPGEVLARIPIEGQKTRDITGGLPRVAELFEARSPKDKGVLAEVTGTVSFGKETKGKVRLQITDPEGKVWEELVPKEKNILVHEGQVVNKGESVVDGPADPQDILRLLGSEELARYIVDEVQDVYRLQGVKINDKHIEVIVRQMLRRVVVENAGDSGYINGEQVERSEMLNTNDALRGEGKIPATFTNLLLGITKASLSTDSFISAASFQETTRVLTEAAIMGKRDELRGLKENVIVGRLIPAGTGLAYHEARKVRESMDDAERRAIAEAEAAELAGTADLTEDVAAADDTSAE, encoded by the coding sequence ATGAAATCTTTACTCGACCTGTTCAAGCAGTTCACGCCCGATGAGCATTTTGATGCCATCAAGATCGGCATGGCGTCGCCTGAAAAGATCCGTTCCTGGTCTTTCGGCGAAGTCAAAAAACCTGAAACTATCAACTACCGCACCTTCAAGCCTGAGCGTGATGGCTTGTTTTGCGCCAAGATTTTCGGGCCCATCAAGGACTACGAATGCTTGTGCGGTAAGTACAAGCGCCTGAAGCACCGCGGTGTGATCTGCGAAAAATGCGGCGTTGAAGTCACACAGACCAAAGTGCGTCGTGAGCGCATGGGTCACATTGACTTGGCTGCGCCTTGCGCACACATCTGGTTCCTGAAGTCTTTGCCGAGCCGTTTGGGCTTGGTGCTGGACATGACTTTGCGTGATATCGAGCGCGTGTTGTACTTTGAAGCATACGTGGTGACCGACCCCGGCATGACCCCGCTGAAGAAATACAGCATCATGTCTGAGGACGATTACGACGCCAAATTCCAAGAATACGGCGATGAATTCATTGCCAAAATGGGCGCCGAGGGCATCAAAGACTTGCTGGAAAGCATTGACATCGATGGTTCCATCGAGAAGCTGCGCAACGACCTGACCGGCTCTGAGCTGAAGATCAAGAAGAACGCCAAGCGCCTCAAAGTGCTGGAAGCCTTCAAGAAATCCGGCATCAAGCCTGAGTGGATGGTGTTGGACGTGTTGCCCGTTCTGCCACCGGACTTGCGTCCCCTGGTTCCCTTGGACGGCGGCCGCTTTGCGACCTCCGACTTGAACGACCTGTATCGCCGCGTGATCAACCGCAACAGCCGTCTTCGCCGTTTGCTGGAGTTGAAGGCCCCTGAAATCATTGCCCGCAACGAAAAGCGGATGCTGCAAGAAGCCGTGGACAGCTTGCTGGACAACGGCCGTCGCGGCAAGGCCATGACTGGCGCCAACAAGCGCGCCTTGAAGTCCTTGGCCGACATGATCAAGGGTAAGAGCGGCCGTTTCCGCCAGAACTTGCTGGGCAAGCGCGTAGATTACTCTGGTCGTTCCGTGATTACCGTGGGCCCAACGCTTAAACTGCACCAGTGCGGTCTGCCTAAGCTGATGGCCTTGGAATTGTTCAAGCCATTCATCTTCGCGCGCCTGGAAGCCATGGGCATTGCGACCACCATCAAGGCTGCCAAGAAAGAAGTTGAATCCGGCACCCCCGTGGTGTGGGACATTCTGGAAGAGGTCATCAAAGAGCACCCCGTGATGCTGAACCGTGCGCCAACGCTGCACCGTTTGGGTATCCAAGCTTTTGAGCCTATTCTGATTGAAGGCAAGGCTATCCAGTTGCACCCTCTCGTTTGCGCGGCCTTCAACGCCGACTTCGACGGTGACCAAATGGCTGTGCACGTACCGCTGTCGGTGGAAGCGCAAATGGAAGCTCGCACTTTGATGCTGGCCTCTAACAACGTGCTGTTCCCTGCCAACGGCGAACCTTCCATCGTTCCTTCGCAAGACGTGGTGTTGGGCTTGTACTACACCACCCGTGACCGTATCAACGGCAAGGGTGAGGGTCTGGTGTTTGCGGATACCGGTGAAGTCCAGCGCGCTTTCGACGCGGGCCAAGTGGAACTGAACGCACGTATCAACGTTCGTTTGACTGAATGGACCAAGAACAAGGAAACTGGCGAATTCGTGCCTGAAACCAAGCTGTGGGAAACCACCGCGGGTCGCGCCTTGTTGTCTGAAATCCTGCCCAAGGGACTGCCTTTCGCCAACATCAACAAAGCGTTGAAGAAGAAGGAAATTTCCAAGCTCATCAACGTGTCCTTCCGCAAGTGCGGACTGAAGGAAACCGTGGTGTTTGCCGACAAGCTGCTGCAAAGCGGTTTCCGTTTGGCAACGAAGGCAGGTATTTCCATCTGTATCGACGACATGTTGGTGCCACAGGAAAAGCACGACATCATCGGTCGCGCCCAGAAGGAAGTAAAAGAGATCGAACAGCAGTATGTGTCCGGTCTGGTGACTTCCGGTGAGCGCTACAACAAGGTGGTGGATATCTGGGGCAAGTCGGGTGACGAAGTGTCCAAGGTAATGATGGCCAAGTTGTCCAAGGAATTGGTGACCGATCGCCATGGCAACCAGGTACAACAGGAATCCTTCAACTCCATCTACATGATGGCCGACTCCGGTGCGCGCGGCTCTGCTGCCCAGATCCGTCAGGTGGCCGGCATGCGGGGTCTGATGGCCAAGCCTGATGGCTCCATTATTGAAACGCCTATTACCGCGAACTTCCGCGAAGGTCTGAACGTGTTGGAGTACTTCATCTCCACCCACGGTGCCCGTAAGGGTCTGGCCGATACCGCGTTGAAGACAGCGAACTCCGGTTACCTGACACGTCGTTTGGTCGATGTGACCCAGGATCTGGTGGTGACCGAACAAGACTGCGGCACACACGGTGGTTACCTGATGCGCGCCATTGTTGAAGGCGGTGAAGTGATTGAATCCCTGCGCGACCGTATTCTTGGTCGTACCGCTGCGGATGATGTCTTGCATCCTGAAACACGTGGCGTGCTGTTGCCCGCGGGCTCCATGCTGGACGAAGACGAAATCGAAATGCTGGAAGCTGCTGGCGTCGACGAAGTCAAGGTCCGCACCGCTCTGACTTGCGAAACCCGCTTTGGTATCTGTGCCAAGTGCTATGGACGTGACTTGGGTCGCGGTGGTTTGATCAACGGCGGCGAAGCGGTCGGCGTGATTGCAGCGCAGTCCATCGGTGAACCCGGTACTCAGCTGACCATGCGTACCTTCCACATCGGTGGTGCGGCATCCCGTGCGGCGATCGCTTCCAGCGTGGAAGCCAAATCCAACGGCAACATCGGCTTCAATGCCACGATGCGCTATGTGACCAACAGCAAGGGCGAGTTGGTGGTGATTGCTCGTTCCGGCGAAATCATCATTCACGATGAGCATGGCCGTGAGCGCGAACGCCACAAGGTTCCTTATGGTGCCGTGTTGACTGTCAAGGTGGATCAATCCATTAAGGCCGGCGCAATTTTGGCGAACTGGGATCCTTTGACACGCCCCATCATTACCGAGTTCGCGGGTAAGGCGCATTTCGAAAACGTCGAAGAAGGCCTGACCGTTGCGAAGCAGGTGGATGAGGTGACTGGCTTGTCGACTTTGGTGGTTATTGACCCCAAGCGTCGCGGCGCTGCCAAGGTAGTGCGTCCACAAGTGAAGCTGATCGATGCATCGGGTCACGAAGTGAAGATTCCCGGAACCGACCACTCCGTGACTATCGGTTTCCCTGTGGGATCGTTGGTTCAGGTGCGTGACGGTCAGGACGTGGGCCCCGGCGAAGTGCTAGCCCGTATTCCTATCGAAGGTCAAAAGACCCGCGACATTACCGGTGGTCTGCCACGCGTGGCCGAACTGTTTGAAGCACGTTCGCCGAAAGACAAGGGTGTCTTGGCTGAAGTGACCGGTACCGTGTCCTTCGGTAAAGAAACCAAAGGCAAGGTCCGCTTGCAAATCACCGATCCAGAAGGCAAGGTCTGGGAAGAGCTCGTGCCCAAGGAGAAGAACATCCTGGTGCACGAAGGCCAGGTGGTCAACAAGGGTGAGTCGGTGGTGGACGGCCCAGCCGATCCGCAAGACATTCTGCGCTTGTTGGGCTCAGAAGAGTTGGCGCGTTACATCGTGGACGAAGTTCAAGACGTTTACCGTTTGCAAGGCGTGAAGATCAACGACAAGCATATTGAAGTGATTGTTCGTCAGATGTTGCGTCGTGTCGTCGTGGAAAACGCTGGCGATTCCGGCTACATCAATGGCGAGCAGGTGGAGCGTTCTGAAATGCTCAACACCAACGACGCTTTGCGTGGTGAGGGCAAAATCCCTGCAACCTTCACCAACTTGCTTTTGGGTATTACCAAGGCATCGTTGTCGACAGACAGTTTCATTTCTGCGGCTTCGTTCCAGGAAACTACCCGTGTGTTGACCGAAGCTGCCATCATGGGCAAGCGCGACGAGCTGCGCGGACTGAAGGAAAACGTGATCGTCGGTCGCTTGATTCCTGCTGGTACCGGCTTGGCTTATCACGAAGCACGTAAAGTCCGTGAGTCCATGGATGACGCTGAACGTCGTGCCATCGCTGAAGCTGAGGCCGCTGAGCTGGCTGGTACGGCTGACTTGACAGAAGACGTGGCTGCTGCGGACGATACCTCTGCTGAGTAA